The genomic interval GCCGTTCTTCGGGGCACGCCGCCTGCGCATGATCCGGATGACGCTGCTGACCGCCGTCGCCATGGCCGTCGTCGAACTGATCCAGGGGGCCCTGGTCGCGGGGCGCGCCTTCGACATCGACGACGTCATCCTCAACACGGCGGGCGCGCTACTGGGCTACTTCGTGCTGGGCCGCCGGATCAGCCACCGCTACTACACCTACACCGACGACCCGGGCTCCCCCGGCCCGTCGGCGCAGGAACCCGGGGCCGAGACGAAGCACGCGCCGAGCCCCACCGCGCGCACCAAGCCGGGCCGCACGAAGACCGCTGCCATGAAGGCGGCCCGCACCAAGGCCGGACAGTGGGCCCGGCCGAAGCAGGCGGCCAAGGATCCGGCGAAGACGCGAGGCTCCCGCACCGGGAAGACCGACGGCCGGGCAGGATCGAACGCGGCCGAGTAGCCGGGCAACGTCTCCTGTGGTTGCGTTGCACGCGAATGGTGCCGTGGGTGCCGGTCGACTACGTCCGTCCGCTCCGCGGATTCCACGAGAACGATGGGATGAGGTCCGGCGCTGTGACGAGAGGATCGAGTAGGGCACGCTACGTCAACCTGCGGGGCCGCAGGGCGCTGCTGGCAGCCGCCTGCGCGCTGGCGGTGACCGCGAGCGGGTGCGGCGATGACGGCTTCTCCCTGCCCGAGTGGGATGCGCCGGGTCAGAACGCCCGTGTCGGGAACATCATGATCCGCTACGCGCACGTGGCCGAACCAGAGGGCGGGCCGTGGCAGCCGGGGGACGACGTCCCGGCTTATGCGTGGCTCTACAACAAGGGCGGCGAGACCGACAGGCTCCTGGGGGCCGGCACGCCGAACGCGGCAGCGGTCGACCTCGTCGACGCCGACGGCGATCCGCTCCCCGACGGCGTGGAACTGCCTGCGAACAAGCTCGTGGAACTGGAACCGGGCAAGTCCCACATGGTCCTGCGGGAAGTGGGCGAGGTGATCAGGGGCGGTGACTTCATGAAATTCACCCTGCGGTTCGAGAAAGCGGGAGCGGTCACCTTCAGCATCCAGTCACAGGCCCCCGTCTACGACAGGAGCGCCTCCCCCGATCGGTGACGCCGAAGCCTCGGCACCGGACCTGCCGCCCGCGAGGCCGGTCAGTGCGGAGTGCCGCGAGGGCATCGCGGACATCGATAGACAGCTCGCCAGGGCCGAGCAGGACGGCAGCGGCGGCGGAGAGCCGGCTTTCTCACGGGCCCGTGCCGGCGCCGGGGAGCTTGTCGCCGCCGCGGCGGCGAGGCCCGCGTCGCCCTCGGGCGGGACTCAGGGAGCGCGAGATCACGGCCTGCCCCGACTCTCGTCGGCTCCCGCCCCCGCCGCGTCGGCATAGCGGCGGGCCAATTGGGCGAAGGCGTCCCTGAGCGCGTCAGGTCCGACGACCTCGATGTCCGCGTCGAACCTGCCGAGTTCGGCGGCGAGGCCCGCCCACGACCAGGCGCCCAGGACCACGCGGCAACGGTCCGGGCCGTGCTCCTCGACGGTCCCGTCGCGGACGTGGCCGGCCACCGCGGAGGCCGGCGCGTCGAGGATCACCTCGCCGTGGCAGGGCCACGCGCCGGGGGCGTCGGAGCCCTGGAACCGGGCGGCGACGAAGGCGGCCACATCGCCTCCGGGCACCTCGCGCGGCGTGAACCGGGGACCCGTGGGAGTGCGCGGGGTGATCCGGTCCGCGCGGAAGGTCCGCCAGTCCTCGCGATCCAGGTCCCAGGCGACGAGATACCAGCGGCCGCCCCAGGTGACCAGGCGGTGCGGCTCCACCCGCCGCACAGCGGGCGGGGCATCGGCGGTGTCCGGCGCGTACGCGGGGGAGTGGTCGAAGCGCAGCACCTCGCGGGCGTGCACGGCGGTGCTCAACGCCACGAGCACCCGCGGATCGGCCTGCGGCCGCGGCGGGCCCCCCGCGCGTTCGACGGCGGTGACCCGCAGGGCGTCGACGCGGTGGCGCAGCCGGTCGGGCATGACCTGCCGGACGGTGGTGAGCGCGCGGGCCGCGGCCTCCCCGATCCCGGCGCCGGTCGCGGCGGCGGTCCGCAGCGCGACGGCGAGCGCGACGGCCTGGTCGTCGTCGAACAGCAACGGCGGCAACCGCGCGCCCGCGTCCAGCCGGTATCCGCCGTCGGGGCCTTTGAACGCCGCGATGGGATAGCCCAGCTCCCGCAGCCGGTCGACGTCACGCCGCACCGTGCGCGGGCTGACCTCCAGCCGCTCGGCCAACGACGGGCCTGGCCAGTCCCGGCGCGCCTGGAGCAGGGAGAGCAGCGCCAGCAGTCGCGCTGAAGTCTTCGGCATGACGCCAGTATGACCCGAGAAGAGGCCACACCCTGTCCTCTTCCCTTGCGAGGGTAGACGCGTACCGCACGACAGGAACACCGGAAGGAACCCCGATCACCATGACCACGGCCCCCACCTCTCCCGACGCCGAGCGCACCGACCTGCTCGCCGCCCTCGCCACCGCGCGGGCCGCCCTGATCCGCACGGTCGAGGGGCTCGGCGACGAACAGGCCGGTGAGCGCCCGACCGTCAGCGCGCTGTGCCTGGGCGGCCTCGTCAAGCACGTCACGGCCATGGAGGAGAGCTGGCTGAACTTCGTGACCGAGGGCCCGTCGGCGATGTCCTTCGCCCTGCCCGAAGGAGTCACGTGGGACGATCTGGCGGCCGGCACCGCCGTCGAGTTCCCGAAGTGGGCGATCGAGCGGGAGAAGGAGTTCCGCATGCTGCCCGGCGAGACGACGTCCGGGGTTCTCCGCGCCTACGAGCAGACTGCCGCCCGCAGCGAGAAGATCATCCTCGCGGTCCCCGACCTCTCGGCGACGCACCCGCTCCCCGAGGCGCCCTGGAACGAACCCGGCGGCGAGTGGAGCGTACGGCGGGTGCTGACCCACGTCCTCACCGAGACCGCCCAGCACGCCGGGCACGCGGATATCCTGCGCGAGACGCTCGACGGGCGGCAGGCGACCTGACCACCGGCGCGCCGCGCGGGGCGCGGAAACCGACGGCAGGCGACCGAGAAGGAGAGACCACACGGTGACCGTCCTCGACAACCGGGCGCTCAACCGCGCCATGCTGGCCCGCCAGTTGCTGCTCGACCGGGCCGATCTGCCGGTCGTGGACGCCGTGGCCCACCTCTGCGGCCTCCAGGCGCAGGAACCGCAGGAGCCCTTCGTCGGGCTCTGGTCCCGGCTGGCCGCCTTCGACCCGGCGGTTCTCTCGGACCTGCTGACCCGGCGGAGCGTGGTGCGTACCCATCTGATGCGACGCACGGTCCACCTCGTCACCGCCGACGACGTCCTCGCCTGGCGGGCCCGCCACGACGCGATGCTGCGCCAACGCGTGCTCGGGGTCTACCGCGACGAGCTGAAGGGGGTCGACCTCGACGCACTCGCCGCTGATGCCCGGGAGCTGATGGCTGACGGGGAACCCCGTACAGCGGCCGAGATCGTGGCCGCGCTCGCCGGGCGCCGGCCCGGTCCGGGGCCCCGCCCGCTGGGCGAGATCGTGGTGGCCGCTCTGGTCCCGATGGCGCAGGCCCCGCCCCGGGGGCTGTGGCGGGCGAAGGGCGGGGTGCGCAACGTCGCCCTCTCCTCCTGGCTGGGCCGTCCGGTCGATCCGCCCGCCCCCGACGGCGCCGACCCGGTCGGCCAGGCACTGGTCCGGCGCTATCTGGCCGCCCACGGCCCCGCCGCGACGGCCGACCTGCGCGCCTGGTCCGGCCTGGCCGGACTGCCCGGCGCGGTCGCCGCCGTACGCGACGAGCTGGTCCGCTTCCGCGACGAGCGGGGACGGGAGCTGCTCGACCTGCCCGACGCGCCGCGCCCGGACCCGGACACTCCTGCCCCGGTGCGGTTC from Streptomyces sp. CA-278952 carries:
- a CDS encoding VanZ family protein; the protein is MLVRGAVLTVVLLGLVAFSVLLAKVTLTPSPASEDLVTSNLRPGRSLRQYAEEYTFLAAVKQAGGNLLLGVPFGLLLPFFGARRLRMIRMTLLTAVAMAVVELIQGALVAGRAFDIDDVILNTAGALLGYFVLGRRISHRYYTYTDDPGSPGPSAQEPGAETKHAPSPTARTKPGRTKTAAMKAARTKAGQWARPKQAAKDPAKTRGSRTGKTDGRAGSNAAE
- a CDS encoding copper chaperone PCu(A)C, which gives rise to MTRGSSRARYVNLRGRRALLAAACALAVTASGCGDDGFSLPEWDAPGQNARVGNIMIRYAHVAEPEGGPWQPGDDVPAYAWLYNKGGETDRLLGAGTPNAAAVDLVDADGDPLPDGVELPANKLVELEPGKSHMVLREVGEVIRGGDFMKFTLRFEKAGAVTFSIQSQAPVYDRSASPDR
- a CDS encoding helix-turn-helix transcriptional regulator — encoded protein: MPKTSARLLALLSLLQARRDWPGPSLAERLEVSPRTVRRDVDRLRELGYPIAAFKGPDGGYRLDAGARLPPLLFDDDQAVALAVALRTAAATGAGIGEAAARALTTVRQVMPDRLRHRVDALRVTAVERAGGPPRPQADPRVLVALSTAVHAREVLRFDHSPAYAPDTADAPPAVRRVEPHRLVTWGGRWYLVAWDLDREDWRTFRADRITPRTPTGPRFTPREVPGGDVAAFVAARFQGSDAPGAWPCHGEVILDAPASAVAGHVRDGTVEEHGPDRCRVVLGAWSWAGLAAELGRFDADIEVVGPDALRDAFAQLARRYADAAGAGADESRGRP
- a CDS encoding DinB family protein — protein: MTTAPTSPDAERTDLLAALATARAALIRTVEGLGDEQAGERPTVSALCLGGLVKHVTAMEESWLNFVTEGPSAMSFALPEGVTWDDLAAGTAVEFPKWAIEREKEFRMLPGETTSGVLRAYEQTAARSEKIILAVPDLSATHPLPEAPWNEPGGEWSVRRVLTHVLTETAQHAGHADILRETLDGRQAT
- a CDS encoding winged helix DNA-binding domain-containing protein — its product is MTVLDNRALNRAMLARQLLLDRADLPVVDAVAHLCGLQAQEPQEPFVGLWSRLAAFDPAVLSDLLTRRSVVRTHLMRRTVHLVTADDVLAWRARHDAMLRQRVLGVYRDELKGVDLDALAADARELMADGEPRTAAEIVAALAGRRPGPGPRPLGEIVVAALVPMAQAPPRGLWRAKGGVRNVALSSWLGRPVDPPAPDGADPVGQALVRRYLAAHGPAATADLRAWSGLAGLPGAVAAVRDELVRFRDERGRELLDLPDAPRPDPDTPAPVRFLPAFDNAILGYQDRGRIIDDAHRGLSVAGERVVLVDGRVAATWRVTDEAVTVQPLHAFSRADRDAVADQGRELASFLTDGGSDRVRVAAAPG